AAATGACAGTGAAGATTGTCAACATCCAAGAAAAATTAAAAGAAACTTTGAAGAAGTTAATGTTGGATCAGTTTTTTGGTCTCTAGACCAAAAAACGATCCACTCTGTTTCTATCCTACTTAAATAACTGGTTTCAAACCTTGAGAAGCCAAGTCAGCTTCCATCATAATTTTTACTAATTCTTTGAACTTAACTTTTGGTTCCCAACCTAACTGGCGTTTTGCTTTTTCAGGATTTCCAATCAAAAGTTCCACTTCAGTTGGTCTGTAGTATTTAGGATCAATTTTCACAAGAACTTGGCCGGACTTTTTGTCCTTACCAACTTCTTTGTCGTCCTTTCCTTCCCAAACCACTTCGTAACCAGCAATTTTATAAGACTCTTCAATGAACTCACGTACGGTATGTGTTTCATTGGTTGCCACAACATAATCGTCTGCCTTGTCTTGTTGCAACATCATCCACATCATCTGAACGTAGTCTGGAGCGTAACCCCAGTCACGTTTGGAATCTATGTTCCCCATGGTAATGAAAGGTAGTTTTCCCGCTTTGACTGCTGAAACACCAAGTGTGATTTTTCTTGTCACAAAGGTTTCCCCACGTCTAGGAGATTCATGATTGAAAAGAATTCCATTTGATGCGTGCAAATCGTACGCTTCTCTGTAATTCACCACAGCCCAGTATGCATAGAGTTTAGCCACAGCATAAGGGGAGCGGGGATAAAATGGAGTTTTTTCTGTTTGCGGAACTTCTTGGACAAGTCCGTAAAGTTCGGAAGTAGATGCTTGGTAGAAACGAGATTTGATCCCTGTTTGTTTGATGGCATCTAAAATCCGCAAAGTTCCCACCGCATCTACCTCGGCCGTATATTCAGGAACCTCGAAAGAAACCTGCACATGGGACTGAGCTGCCAAGTTATAGATTTCTGAAGGTTGGATTTTTTCTAAGATTCGGTTTAAGTTCGAGGAATCTGTCATGTCTCCGTAGTGGAGGTGGAGATTGGAGTTTCCATGTAGGTGTTCAATCCGATTGCGATTGAAAAGGCTCGTTCTGCGAACGATTCCGTGGACCTCATATCCTTTTTGTAAGAGGAGTTCTGCCAGATAGGACCCGTCTTGGCCTGTGATTCCGGTGATGAGTGCTTTTTTCATAGATTAGGGATCAGTATTTTAAATTTCTTTGGTAAGAAAAGGAAAAATGGAATAGAAAAGGCAAATATTACCAAAAAGTAGGTCTGTTTTCTTTTGCCTTTAGCTCCTTTTTCCAAACTGTGACAATTATTACAAAAATGAGAGCTATGCTAAACCCTTTTCGTAATCAATTTCGTGCCATTTTCCTCTTAAGTTTCATATCTTTTTTATCTCTGAGCATCGATGCGGAGGAAAAACCGGAAGCGAAAGTGGAAACAAGTTCCAATCCGGCAAATTCACCGAATTCCTCGTCACCCCAAACCCTTACGGCACAAACAACAACACCGGAAAACAAATCGAATTGGGAAACTGGACTTGGAAAAGGAATTCGTGCCACCTCCTCAGACGGCAAACACAACATCCAATTAAGATTTAGATCACAAGTCCAAGGAAACCAAAGTTTTCAATTAGATCCATCACAAGACACAACAAACTTTCTTGTAAGGCGAACCAGATTACAGTTAAAAGCAGGATTATTCAATGATACATGGCTTGTGAACTTACAAATGGGTTTTGCAGAGCGAGATATGGAAAGCCAAAGACGAAATACCCTGCGTGATGCGAACATTGTGTACAACCAGTATCGTGATGTAAAAATCGCTTTTGGTCAAATGAAAGTTCCCTTCAGCAGACAACGTTGGAATTCATCCAGTGCCTTACAAACGGTAGATAGGTCTTCTGTCACAGCAGAATTTAATTTAGACCGAGATGTAGGAACTTATCTTTTTTCAGAAGATCTTTTTGGCAGCAAACGTATGTTTGCTTATTACCTTGGCGTCTTCGGTGGACAAGGAAGAAACCGTGTGGAGAGACAAACCCCCGGTGTGCTTACTGTTGCCAGATTTATATTTTCTCCTTTCGGTGGAATGTCAAAATCCGGTTCTGATAATGATTGGTTATCAGAAAGTGATTTTGCAAGATACAAAGAACCAAAATTATCTCTCGGTGTTTCTGGTGCTTACAATAAAAATTCAGACAGGTCTCTTAGTACACATGGTGTTGAATATAGTTTTGCAAAATTCAATTATAGCCATGCTGCGGGGGATATTTATTTCAAATGGATGGGTTTTTCTTTTCAATATGAATGGTTATGGCGAAGAGCAAACACAGCTTATGTGGAAAAAACTGTAAATACCTCACTCTCCAGAGAATATTCTAGAAGTGGGCAAGGACACTTTGTACAATTGGGATACCTTTTTACAAATCAATATGAACTTAGTTTTCGATTTGGTGAATTTCGACCCTTGGGAGAGACAGATCCTAGTTTGAAGTATTCCCGTGAAGTGGGAGGAGCACTATCATATTACTTTGCAGAACATAATTTAAAATGGCAAACGGACTATTTCTATTACACAGGCACTCCTACGGCAGCAGAAGGAGACCACGTGGTTCGAACACAAATACAGGTATTTTATTAAAATGAATCAATTTATAAAAATCATCGTCGCAATACTTTTGTTAGCTTTAAATTTAAGTCAATGTAAAGCACAACGCGAAGATAAAATAAAGGAAACACAAAATAAGTGCCTACAAACATTGTATTTAGCTAG
Above is a window of Leptospira wolbachii serovar Codice str. CDC DNA encoding:
- the gmd gene encoding GDP-mannose 4,6-dehydratase, with translation MKKALITGITGQDGSYLAELLLQKGYEVHGIVRRTSLFNRNRIEHLHGNSNLHLHYGDMTDSSNLNRILEKIQPSEIYNLAAQSHVQVSFEVPEYTAEVDAVGTLRILDAIKQTGIKSRFYQASTSELYGLVQEVPQTEKTPFYPRSPYAVAKLYAYWAVVNYREAYDLHASNGILFNHESPRRGETFVTRKITLGVSAVKAGKLPFITMGNIDSKRDWGYAPDYVQMMWMMLQQDKADDYVVATNETHTVREFIEESYKIAGYEVVWEGKDDKEVGKDKKSGQVLVKIDPKYYRPTEVELLIGNPEKAKRQLGWEPKVKFKELVKIMMEADLASQGLKPVI
- a CDS encoding porin → MLNPFRNQFRAIFLLSFISFLSLSIDAEEKPEAKVETSSNPANSPNSSSPQTLTAQTTTPENKSNWETGLGKGIRATSSDGKHNIQLRFRSQVQGNQSFQLDPSQDTTNFLVRRTRLQLKAGLFNDTWLVNLQMGFAERDMESQRRNTLRDANIVYNQYRDVKIAFGQMKVPFSRQRWNSSSALQTVDRSSVTAEFNLDRDVGTYLFSEDLFGSKRMFAYYLGVFGGQGRNRVERQTPGVLTVARFIFSPFGGMSKSGSDNDWLSESDFARYKEPKLSLGVSGAYNKNSDRSLSTHGVEYSFAKFNYSHAAGDIYFKWMGFSFQYEWLWRRANTAYVEKTVNTSLSREYSRSGQGHFVQLGYLFTNQYELSFRFGEFRPLGETDPSLKYSREVGGALSYYFAEHNLKWQTDYFYYTGTPTAAEGDHVVRTQIQVFY